The Candidatus Mycolicibacterium alkanivorans genome contains a region encoding:
- a CDS encoding glycoside hydrolase domain-containing protein, translated as MSVSRRDVLKFAAATPAALGLGALMSALTPSTASAAPLGVLLDYAAGVISAADLKASGAMGAIRYVSDRRPGGDWMLGKPIQLPEARDLYQAGLKIVSNYQFGKQDTADWLGGAAAGITHAKRGWQLHTAAGGPIGAPIYVSIDDDPSYDQYKQLVAPYLKSWESVIGHQRVGVYANSKTIDWALQDGVGSWFWQHNWGSPKGYTHPAAHLHQVEIDKRKVAGVGVDLNYIIQPRFGQWD; from the coding sequence GTGTCCGTGTCGCGCCGCGACGTGCTGAAGTTTGCCGCCGCAACCCCGGCCGCGTTGGGTCTGGGAGCTCTGATGTCGGCGCTCACACCCTCGACGGCGTCCGCCGCACCCCTCGGGGTGCTGTTGGACTATGCCGCTGGCGTCATCAGCGCCGCTGACCTGAAGGCGTCCGGCGCGATGGGGGCCATCCGCTACGTCTCCGACCGCCGCCCGGGTGGAGATTGGATGCTGGGCAAGCCGATTCAGCTGCCCGAGGCCCGCGACCTCTACCAGGCCGGACTGAAGATCGTGTCCAACTACCAGTTCGGCAAGCAGGACACCGCCGACTGGCTCGGCGGCGCGGCGGCCGGCATCACCCACGCCAAACGGGGCTGGCAGCTGCACACCGCCGCCGGGGGTCCGATCGGCGCACCGATCTACGTCTCCATCGACGACGATCCCTCCTACGACCAGTACAAGCAGCTGGTCGCGCCGTATCTGAAGTCGTGGGAGTCGGTGATCGGGCACCAGCGGGTCGGTGTGTACGCCAACTCCAAGACCATCGACTGGGCGCTCCAGGACGGCGTCGGGTCGTGGTTCTGGCAGCACAACTGGGGGTCGCCGAAGGGGTACACCCATCCCGCGGCACACCTGCACCAGGTCGAGATCGACAAGCGCAAGGTTGCCGGCGTGGGCGTCGACCTGAACTACATCATCCAGCCCCGATTCGGTCAGTGGGACTGA